Proteins co-encoded in one Cricetulus griseus strain 17A/GY chromosome 1 unlocalized genomic scaffold, alternate assembly CriGri-PICRH-1.0 chr1_1, whole genome shotgun sequence genomic window:
- the St6gal2 gene encoding beta-galactoside alpha-2,6-sialyltransferase 2, with protein sequence MKPHLKQWRQRMLFGIFVWGLLFLAIFIYFTNSNPASPVPSSFSFLENRGLLPVQGKQRAIMGALQESSLPRSLEASKALPGSHPASPFHGGPGDPQKWDQTQDGFDNGEEFFLPQVGRKSQSAFYPEEDSYFFAAGQPGWHRHTQGALGLPSPGEPSRRAGPVQHKREKLHRARRSRVPEDAYDGDMLSASMSRAFLYRLWKGTVSSKMLNPRLQKAMRYYMSFNKHGVRFRGRREVRRTGPELLCELRRRVRVRTLDGKEPPFSALGWRPLVPGVPLSQLHPRGLRTCAVVMSAGAILNSSLGEEIDSHDAVLRFNSAPTRGYEKDVGNKTTVRIINSQILANPSHHFIDSSLYKDVILVAWDPAPYSANLNLWYKKPDYNLFTPYIQHRRRHPTQPFYILHPKFIWQLWDIIQENTREKIQPNPPSSGFIGILIMMSMCREVHVYEYIPSVRQTELCHYHELYYDAACTLGAYHPLLYEKLLVQRLNMGTQADLHHKGKVVLPGFRALRCPVTSPNNTYS encoded by the exons ATGAAACCGCACTTGAAGCAATGGCGACAACGAATGCTCTTTGGAATATTTGTTTGGGGGCTCCTCTTCTTGGCCATTTTCATCTACTTCACCAACAGCAACCCTGCCTCACCTGTGCCCAGCTCCTTTTCCTTCCTGGAGAACCGTGGGCTCCTGCCTGTGCAGGGCAAGCAGAGGGCCATCATGGGCGCTTTGCAGGAGTCCTCCTTGCCCAGGAGTTTGGAGGCAAGCAAAGCACTGCCCGGCAGCCACCCTGCCAGCCCCTTCCACGGCGGGCCTGGGGACCCACAGAAATGGGACCAAACCCAAGATGGCTTTGACAATGGGGAAGAGTTTTTTCTACCCCAGGTTGGGAGGAAATCGCAAAGTGCTTTCTACCCAGAGGAAGACAGCTACTTTTTTGCTGCGGGCCAGCCAGGGTGGCACCGGCACACGCAGGGCGCCCTGGGGCTGCCCTCCCCAGGGGAGCCATCGAGGCGGGCAGGACCCGTCCAGCACAAGAGGGAGAAGCTTCACCGTGCTAGACGGAGCCGCGTGCCTGAGGACGCCTACGACGGCGACATGCTGTCGGCCTCCATGTCCAGAGCCTTCCTGTACCGGCTCTGGAAGGGGACCGTGTCCTCCAAGATGCTGAACCCTCGCCTGCAGAAGGCCATGCGTTACTACATGTCCTTCAATAAGCATGGAGTGCGCTTCCGGGGGCGGCGAGAGGTCCGGCGCACCGGCCCGGAGCTGCTGTGCGAGCTTCGCAGacgcgtgcgcgtgcgcacgcTGGACGGCAAAGAGCCACCCTTCTCGGCGCTGGGCTGGAGGCCACTGGTACCTGGCGTGCCTCTGAGCCAGCTCCACCCGCGCGGCCTGCGGACCTGCGCAGTCGTCATGTCCGCTGGTGCCATCCTGAACTCCTCCCTGGGGGAGGAAATTG ATTCTCATGATGCAGTTTTGAGATTTAATTCTGCCCCTACACGTGGCTATGAGAAAGATGTCGGAAATAAAACCACAGTACGCATCATTAACTCCCAG ATCCTAGCCAACCCCAGCCATCACTTCATTGACAGCTCTTTATATAAAGATGTTATCCTGGTGGCCTGGGACCCAGCTCCTTATTCTGCTAATCTTAATCTG tggTATAAGAAGCCAGATTACAACCTTTTCACTCCATATATCCAGCACCGCCGGAGACACCCAactcagccattttacattcttcACCCCAAATTCATATGGCAGCTTTGGGACATTATCCAGGAGAACACGAGGGAGAAGATCCAGCCCAACCCACCATCTTCTGGATTCATTG GAATCCTCATCATGATGTCCATGTGCCGAGAGgtgcatgtgtatgagtacaTCCCATCTGTCCGGCAGACAGAGCTGTGCCACTACCACGAGCTCTACTACGATGCAGCCTGCACCCTGGGCGCATACCACCCACTGCTCTATGAAAAGCTCCTGGTGCAACGCCTGAACATGGGCACCCAAGCAGATTTGCATCACAAGGGCAAGGTGGTACTGCCAGGCTTCCGGGCGCTGCGATGCCCCGTAACCAGCCCCAACAATACATACTCTTAA